The following coding sequences are from one Arthrobacter sp. 24S4-2 window:
- a CDS encoding IS3 family transposase (programmed frameshift) translates to MTASRKRFTQEFKDELCREVINTSKPIKDVATAYGVGPETLRNWLVKYRAANGGTEVDLTVSERARLKELEREVQELRAETAFLKKAKRLLRAGAAVVSKYEFIDSQKAQPANLNSVVKMCRWLAVSTSGFYHWATRPQSATAARRQGLTARIQHFFEESEGTYGYRRIHADLAAEQTECSPELVRQIMRHQGLVACQPRPFRITTEADAEAAAGMPDLLKRDFTADRPGMKFVGDITYIHTWQGFVYLATVIDCYSKKVVGWSIADHMRTELVADALKNAAATTRIEPDAIWHSDRGSVYTSTDFRALVASLGMRSSMGRTGVCWDNSMAESFFSALKNERVYRTVYATKSQARSDVIRYIEGFYNSRRRHSALGYRRPNEVHYGYQQPALAA, encoded by the exons ATGACCGCATCACGCAAGCGATTTACCCAGGAGTTCAAGGACGAGCTGTGCCGCGAGGTGATCAACACGTCCAAGCCGATCAAGGACGTGGCCACCGCGTACGGTGTCGGCCCCGAAACGCTCCGCAACTGGCTGGTCAAGTACCGGGCGGCCAACGGCGGCACGGAGGTGGATCTGACGGTGTCGGAACGGGCCCGGCTGAAGGAGCTCGAGCGTGAAGTTCAAGAGCTGCGGGCGGAGACTGCCTTCCTGAAAAAAGCCA AGCGCTTACTTCGCGCGGGAGCAGCGGTAGTGAGCAAGTACGAATTCATCGATTCCCAAAAAGCTCAGCCCGCCAATCTCAATTCGGTCGTGAAAATGTGCCGCTGGTTGGCCGTCTCGACGTCCGGTTTCTATCACTGGGCCACCCGCCCGCAATCGGCCACAGCGGCCCGCCGCCAGGGCCTGACCGCGCGGATCCAGCACTTCTTCGAGGAGTCCGAGGGCACCTACGGCTACCGGCGCATCCACGCCGACCTCGCCGCGGAACAGACCGAGTGCTCACCCGAGCTGGTGCGGCAGATCATGCGCCACCAAGGCCTGGTGGCCTGTCAACCACGCCCGTTCCGCATCACCACCGAGGCTGATGCTGAGGCAGCCGCGGGCATGCCCGACCTCCTCAAGCGGGACTTCACCGCCGACCGCCCCGGGATGAAGTTCGTCGGCGACATCACCTACATCCACACCTGGCAAGGATTCGTCTACCTCGCCACCGTCATCGACTGCTACTCAAAGAAAGTCGTCGGCTGGTCCATCGCCGATCACATGCGCACCGAGCTCGTCGCCGACGCGCTCAAGAACGCCGCCGCCACAACCCGGATCGAGCCTGACGCGATCTGGCACTCCGACCGGGGCAGCGTCTACACATCGACCGATTTCAGGGCCCTGGTAGCCAGCCTCGGTATGCGCTCCTCGATGGGACGCACCGGCGTGTGCTGGGACAACAGCATGGCCGAATCGTTCTTCTCAGCCCTGAAAAACGAGCGTGTGTACCGGACCGTTTATGCGACAAAATCACAAGCCCGGAGCGACGTCATTCGCTACATCGAGGGGTTTTACAACAGCCGGCGCCGTCACTCCGCGCTCGGTTACCGGCGGCCCAACGAAGTCCACTATGGTTATCAACAGCCAGCCTTGGCAGCGTAG
- a CDS encoding CocE/NonD family hydrolase: MVLLADRYFPVTDERAPVVLIRTPYGRGSANVLVSRLIAERGYQVLIQSLRG; encoded by the coding sequence GTGGTTCTGTTGGCGGACCGGTATTTTCCGGTGACCGATGAGCGGGCGCCGGTGGTGTTGATCCGCACGCCGTATGGGAGGGGGTCAGCCAACGTCCTCGTGTCGCGGCTGATCGCCGAGCGCGGCTACCAGGTCCTCATCCAGAGCCTGCGCGGCTGA
- a CDS encoding potassium-transporting ATPase subunit F, protein MSADAIMWLVLLIAGLGLFGYLLAVLIHPEKW, encoded by the coding sequence ATGAGTGCTGACGCGATCATGTGGCTCGTCCTGCTGATTGCCGGGCTGGGCCTCTTCGGCTACCTGCTGGCGGTCCTGATCCATCCGGAAAAGTGGTGA
- the kdpA gene encoding potassium-transporting ATPase subunit KdpA, translating into MTFNTASFLVQVAALVVVLAALHKPLGVYLVRVFEGKTSSRPERLFYRLAGIDAGTEQTWPVYLRSVLAFSAVSILAVFALQRLQGVLPGSGSLSGVDPWIAMNTAISFVTNTNWQTYAPETTVGIFVQMTLLAVQNFLSAAVGIVVVAALIRGVARTRTQRLGNFWVDLARTSFRILLPFAFVAAMVMVLGGVVQNFWPTDVVNQAAGISQTLPGGPVASQEAIKELGTNGGGYFNANSAHPLENPNVFISLFEVFLLLLIPSALPYAFGRMVGDQKQGYTVAAVMGTLWLASVSLMGWAVASGQGTATAAAGGLGEGFEQRFGPVPGAIFAASTTLTSTGAVNTAHDSLPPLAGGVAMVNMMLGEVAPGGTGSGLYGMLILSIISVFIAGLMVGRTPEYLGKKIGPTEMKLAAMYILVTPTLVLALAGITVLLPDIMTNAPSTGPHQFSEVLYAFTSGANNNGSAFGGITTSGPFLSVMMGLAMLLGRFLPIALVLALAGSLARQQRIPASAGTVPTHGWLFGSLLLGVTVVLTALSYFPALALGPLAEGLLK; encoded by the coding sequence GTGACGTTCAATACTGCCTCGTTCCTCGTGCAGGTCGCCGCGCTGGTGGTGGTTCTCGCCGCCCTGCACAAGCCGCTGGGGGTTTACCTCGTCCGGGTTTTCGAGGGCAAAACGTCAAGCCGGCCCGAGCGTCTGTTCTATAGGCTTGCCGGGATCGACGCCGGCACTGAGCAGACCTGGCCGGTGTACCTTCGCAGTGTCCTGGCGTTCTCTGCTGTCTCGATCCTGGCCGTGTTCGCCCTGCAGCGGCTGCAGGGCGTCCTGCCGGGCAGCGGGTCCCTATCCGGCGTGGACCCGTGGATTGCCATGAACACGGCCATTTCCTTTGTGACCAACACGAACTGGCAGACCTATGCGCCGGAGACCACGGTGGGCATTTTCGTGCAGATGACTCTGCTTGCGGTGCAGAACTTCCTCTCCGCCGCGGTCGGCATCGTCGTCGTCGCCGCCCTGATCCGCGGCGTCGCCCGCACCCGGACACAGCGGTTGGGTAACTTCTGGGTGGATCTGGCCCGGACGTCGTTCCGGATCCTGCTTCCGTTCGCCTTTGTCGCGGCAATGGTGATGGTCCTCGGCGGCGTGGTGCAGAACTTCTGGCCCACCGACGTCGTCAACCAGGCGGCCGGAATCAGCCAGACCCTTCCCGGCGGCCCCGTCGCATCCCAGGAAGCCATCAAGGAGCTTGGAACCAACGGTGGCGGGTACTTCAATGCGAACTCGGCCCACCCGCTTGAGAACCCTAATGTGTTCATCAGCCTCTTCGAGGTGTTCCTCCTCCTGCTTATCCCGTCGGCCCTGCCCTACGCCTTCGGCAGGATGGTCGGAGACCAGAAGCAGGGCTACACAGTGGCCGCGGTGATGGGCACCCTGTGGCTGGCATCGGTTTCGCTGATGGGCTGGGCCGTGGCTTCCGGCCAGGGAACCGCCACGGCGGCGGCCGGCGGACTGGGCGAGGGTTTTGAACAGCGCTTCGGGCCCGTGCCGGGCGCGATCTTCGCCGCATCCACCACGCTGACCTCCACCGGCGCCGTGAACACCGCCCATGATTCCCTGCCGCCGCTGGCAGGCGGAGTGGCCATGGTGAACATGATGCTCGGCGAGGTCGCCCCCGGCGGAACCGGGTCCGGACTCTACGGCATGCTGATCCTGTCCATCATCTCCGTCTTCATCGCAGGTCTCATGGTCGGTCGCACGCCGGAGTACCTGGGCAAGAAAATCGGCCCGACGGAAATGAAGCTCGCCGCCATGTACATCCTCGTCACCCCGACCCTGGTCCTGGCCCTGGCCGGCATCACCGTCCTGCTGCCGGACATCATGACCAACGCCCCGTCAACCGGCCCCCACCAGTTCAGCGAAGTGCTCTACGCCTTCACCTCCGGGGCCAACAACAACGGCTCCGCGTTCGGCGGCATCACCACCTCAGGCCCGTTTCTCTCGGTCATGATGGGCCTGGCCATGCTGTTGGGCCGTTTCCTGCCCATCGCCCTTGTCCTTGCACTGGCCGGGTCCCTCGCCCGGCAACAACGCATCCCGGCATCGGCCGGAACCGTTCCCACGCACGGATGGCTGTTCGGTTCACTGCTCCTGGGCGTGACGGTCGTCCTGACCGCGCTGAGCTATTTTCCGGCCCTTGCCCTGGGGCCCCTTGCAGAAGGACTCCTCAAATGA
- the kdpC gene encoding K(+)-transporting ATPase subunit C, which yields MNTLTGYLRQAGTALRFLLFATLVLGVAYPLAVFGAGQLIAPYQANGSIIKDSAGAPAASALIVQSSADDAGVQDPRWFHARPSAVKWDPASSSASNLGPNDPNLLDAVAGNRSAVAESEGINERDVPADAVTASGSGLDPHISPEYARLQIPRVAAAHGLSPEAVQALVARHTSSGLEAFLGQQSVNVTALNLDVGSAAQSGTQQ from the coding sequence ATGAACACTCTCACCGGCTACCTCCGGCAGGCAGGCACCGCCCTCCGGTTCCTGCTCTTCGCCACGCTGGTCCTCGGCGTGGCCTATCCCCTGGCCGTCTTTGGAGCCGGGCAGCTCATCGCCCCCTACCAGGCCAACGGCTCCATCATCAAGGACAGCGCCGGCGCCCCGGCGGCCTCGGCCCTGATCGTTCAGTCATCCGCGGACGACGCGGGCGTGCAGGATCCGCGGTGGTTCCATGCCCGGCCCTCGGCGGTGAAATGGGACCCGGCATCGTCCTCCGCCAGCAACCTTGGGCCCAATGATCCCAATCTCCTCGACGCCGTCGCCGGAAACCGGTCCGCCGTCGCCGAATCCGAAGGCATCAACGAAAGGGACGTTCCCGCGGACGCCGTAACGGCCAGCGGATCGGGGCTGGATCCACATATCTCCCCGGAGTACGCCCGGCTTCAGATACCACGTGTCGCCGCTGCCCACGGGCTGAGCCCCGAGGCCGTCCAGGCCCTCGTCGCGAGGCATACCAGCAGCGGGCTCGAGGCGTTCCTGGGCCAGCAGTCCGTAAATGTCACAGCCCTGAACCTTGACGTGGGCTCAGCGGCGCAGTCCGGCACCCAACAGTGA
- a CDS encoding ATP-binding protein — MARGTLRIFLGAAPGVGKTYEMLEEAHRLLKRGEDVVVAFALDHGRAETRALMEGLEIIPPRRLPYRGTEFDEMDLDAVIRRAPGTAVVDEYAHSNIPGSRHAKRWEDIDELLDAGISVLSTVNIQHLASLGDVVASITDVRQAETVPDDVVRRADQIHLVDISPELLRQRLGDGKIYAPDKIDAALSNYFRLGNLTALRELALLWLADRVDEGLARYRAENDIQATWPARERIVIGLTGGPEGDILIRRGARILNRVNGGDLLAVHVRAADGVASESPQALEAQRRLIQDLGGSYHIVAGEDPAGALLDFARSVNATQIVVGTSRHGKLESVLDGLLGGGIGTKVVRDSGDIDVHMVSHPLSGRGAGPQRQRDLGRTRVAAGFILAIVLPALLQWLLGLNAEPNVATAVLVQLTGSITVALIGGFWPAILAALWSSLLVNYFSTAPFRTLTIQDPQNVLALLVFVGVSAAVAVVVDLSARRSKEAARARAEATTLSDLTRRTATSEDTVADLLQQALDVFNMRGAALYDTAGATARNPEKNWKIIAHAGDVPTPATDDPASAAQDIRTENSQQIDPATQLVLYGRPLPGSQRRLLAVFGVHLAAQLELLQLAASRREVLRLAESNTMRTSILRAVSHDLRTPLAGIKLAVGSLLQKGVHYTPGQQHELLQTIDECSDRLDHLVGNLLDMSRITSDAAKPLLRPVRWYDVIPAALHGTHAGRARVDLPPNMPEIDADPGMLERVIANVVENAIKYAPGSDIVVVGTAGGLSNETLAGHPAGELRIIDHGRGVPAESVLEMFRPFQRLDDIPQTSGVGLGLAVAKGFTEAMGGTLTAEQTPGGGLTMVIRLRLSTGTTTDDMHGQAPVLPQSFLAGRTHALPLQPSRTETP, encoded by the coding sequence ATGGCACGTGGAACGCTGCGGATATTTCTTGGGGCCGCCCCCGGGGTAGGCAAAACCTACGAAATGCTTGAGGAAGCCCACCGCCTGCTCAAGCGCGGCGAAGACGTCGTCGTCGCCTTCGCCCTGGATCACGGCCGCGCGGAGACCCGTGCGCTTATGGAAGGGCTCGAGATCATCCCGCCCCGGCGTCTGCCATACCGGGGCACCGAGTTCGACGAAATGGACCTGGACGCTGTCATCCGGCGCGCACCCGGCACCGCCGTCGTGGACGAATACGCCCACTCGAACATCCCCGGCAGCCGGCACGCCAAACGTTGGGAAGACATCGACGAACTTCTCGACGCCGGCATTAGCGTCCTGTCCACAGTGAACATCCAGCACCTGGCGTCCCTCGGCGACGTCGTCGCCTCCATCACGGACGTGCGCCAGGCCGAAACCGTTCCGGACGACGTCGTGCGAAGGGCCGACCAGATCCACCTGGTCGACATCTCTCCGGAGCTGCTGCGCCAGCGCCTGGGGGATGGCAAGATCTACGCCCCGGACAAGATCGATGCCGCGCTCTCGAACTACTTCCGCCTGGGTAACCTGACCGCACTCCGCGAACTGGCCTTGTTGTGGCTCGCGGACCGGGTGGACGAGGGCCTGGCCAGATACCGGGCCGAAAACGACATCCAAGCCACCTGGCCGGCCCGCGAACGCATTGTGATCGGGCTGACCGGCGGCCCTGAAGGAGACATCCTGATTCGCCGCGGCGCCCGGATCCTGAACCGGGTCAACGGCGGGGACCTGCTCGCAGTCCACGTCCGCGCCGCCGACGGAGTTGCCAGCGAATCACCGCAGGCACTCGAAGCCCAACGCCGCCTCATCCAGGACCTCGGCGGCAGCTACCACATCGTCGCCGGAGAAGACCCCGCCGGCGCCCTCCTTGACTTCGCCCGCAGCGTCAACGCCACCCAGATCGTCGTCGGCACCTCCAGGCACGGGAAACTCGAATCCGTCCTCGATGGCCTGCTCGGCGGGGGCATCGGCACCAAAGTGGTCCGCGACTCCGGAGACATCGACGTCCACATGGTTTCCCACCCGCTAAGCGGACGCGGGGCCGGCCCGCAACGCCAACGCGACCTCGGCCGCACCCGGGTCGCCGCTGGCTTCATCCTGGCAATCGTGCTGCCCGCGCTGCTGCAATGGCTGCTCGGCCTGAACGCGGAACCAAACGTCGCCACCGCCGTACTCGTCCAGCTCACAGGCTCGATCACCGTGGCCCTCATCGGCGGTTTCTGGCCTGCCATCCTCGCCGCCCTCTGGAGCAGCCTGCTGGTCAACTACTTCTCCACCGCTCCGTTCCGGACCCTGACCATCCAGGACCCCCAGAACGTCCTCGCCCTCCTGGTCTTCGTCGGCGTCTCCGCCGCCGTCGCCGTCGTCGTGGACCTCTCGGCCCGCCGCTCCAAAGAGGCCGCCCGCGCCCGCGCCGAAGCCACGACGCTGTCGGACCTTACCCGCCGCACGGCGACCTCCGAAGACACCGTCGCCGACCTGCTGCAGCAGGCACTGGACGTCTTCAACATGCGCGGAGCTGCCCTGTACGACACCGCCGGCGCCACGGCCCGGAACCCCGAAAAGAACTGGAAAATCATCGCCCACGCCGGCGATGTACCCACTCCGGCAACCGACGACCCCGCCTCGGCAGCCCAGGACATCCGGACCGAAAATTCCCAACAAATAGATCCGGCAACGCAGCTGGTGCTCTACGGGCGCCCCCTGCCGGGGAGCCAACGACGGCTGCTCGCGGTGTTCGGTGTGCATCTCGCCGCCCAGCTTGAGCTTCTGCAACTGGCCGCCAGCCGGAGAGAAGTCCTCCGCCTCGCCGAGAGTAACACCATGCGCACCTCCATCCTGCGCGCCGTATCCCATGATCTCCGCACCCCGCTGGCCGGAATCAAACTCGCAGTAGGCAGCCTCCTACAGAAGGGCGTGCACTACACCCCCGGACAGCAACACGAGCTGCTGCAGACCATCGACGAATGCTCCGACCGGCTGGACCATCTCGTGGGAAACCTGCTCGACATGTCCCGAATCACCTCCGACGCAGCCAAACCCCTTCTGCGGCCCGTGCGCTGGTACGACGTGATCCCCGCAGCCCTGCACGGCACCCATGCAGGCCGCGCCCGCGTCGACCTGCCACCCAACATGCCGGAAATCGACGCCGACCCCGGAATGCTCGAACGAGTCATCGCTAACGTCGTCGAAAATGCAATCAAATACGCTCCCGGCTCCGACATCGTCGTCGTCGGCACCGCCGGCGGACTCAGCAACGAAACCCTGGCCGGTCACCCGGCCGGTGAACTCCGCATCATCGACCACGGCCGGGGAGTGCCGGCGGAAAGTGTCCTGGAAATGTTCCGCCCCTTCCAACGGCTCGACGATATCCCTCAAACGAGCGGTGTCGGCCTCGGCCTGGCCGTAGCAAAGGGATTCACAGAAGCCATGGGCGGCACCCTCACTGCAGAACAAACACCAGGAGGAGGGCTTACCATGGTCATCCGGCTCAGGCTCTCCACCGGCACAACCACAGACGACATGCACGGGCAGGCCCCGGTGCTTCCCCAGTCATTCCTCGCCGGCCGGACACACGCCCTGCCCCTACAGCCATCACGGACAGAGACACCATGA
- a CDS encoding response regulator yields the protein MTAVLVVDDDPHLLKILKITLEANGYSVTTAADGESGLLAATRHPLALIILDLGLPDIDGTTVIKQLRSWNPVPILVLSAGHTSDDKVEALDAGADDYITKPFGPDELLARIRALLRRTVEHKAEPVVHTDAFTVDLVKHRVTRDGNDVRLTPIEWNILELMVRNPEKLITQQQMLAEVWGPRYAKEANYLRVYMAQLRRKLEPDTANPRHLLTEAGIGYRFQP from the coding sequence ATGACCGCCGTCCTGGTCGTGGATGACGACCCGCACCTGCTCAAAATCCTGAAGATCACACTCGAAGCCAACGGCTACTCCGTTACCACCGCCGCTGACGGGGAATCCGGACTTCTCGCAGCCACCCGCCACCCGCTGGCACTGATCATCCTGGACCTCGGCCTGCCTGACATCGACGGCACAACAGTCATCAAACAGCTTAGAAGCTGGAACCCGGTCCCCATCCTCGTCCTGTCAGCCGGCCACACCTCCGATGACAAGGTCGAGGCACTCGACGCCGGCGCCGACGACTACATCACCAAACCCTTCGGTCCGGACGAACTCCTCGCCCGCATTCGCGCGCTGTTGCGTAGGACGGTCGAGCACAAAGCCGAACCTGTCGTCCACACTGACGCCTTCACCGTGGACCTGGTCAAACACCGCGTCACACGCGACGGGAATGACGTCCGATTGACCCCCATCGAATGGAACATCCTCGAACTCATGGTCAGAAACCCGGAAAAACTGATCACCCAACAGCAGATGCTCGCCGAAGTCTGGGGACCCAGATACGCCAAAGAAGCCAACTACCTGCGCGTCTACATGGCACAGCTCCGGCGCAAACTCGAACCCGACACTGCCAACCCCCGCCACCTCCT